The following coding sequences are from one Saprospiraceae bacterium window:
- a CDS encoding glycosyltransferase family 39 protein, with translation MKIYEIVAGYKLSTILKILLVAILIYSPIFGHLSRLPIRIWDESRLAINAYEMYRDGGCLVTTFEGKPDHWNTKPPLLIWLQVLAMKALGVGELAVRLPSAFAAFFTVMLLLFFGIRYLQNFWYGFVAMLVLITTHGYINIHCTRTGDYDALLVLFTTCSSIFLFLYLDQPNRKYIYFFAISSSLAVLTKSVAGLLFFPAYLIFILIEGKLISLLKNKDIYFAFLIFISPIYIYYLSRELIDPGYLNAVLENELGGRYLQTIENHKHPFWYYYSNFVQFQSPFWIYLVPCGWAIGLFARDVRLKKLSIYLIILLLTYLLIISVSGTKLEWYDAPTFPFMALSVSIFINLVFDALKKARFSENFDRNPIPYIFLFLIFAWPYKKIVEKTYLPVEYPWDVEFYELGYYLQKVSRGQLKSSARYLAFDGYNAHNLFYLYMIRDHDKAIDFVDWTKLQAENVVIAYQPHVIQYINEHYKVEVLDTKGKVQTFKINERLP, from the coding sequence ATGAAAATATATGAAATTGTGGCGGGTTATAAGTTAAGTACTATCCTTAAAATTTTACTTGTTGCAATTTTGATTTACTCCCCTATATTCGGACATCTCAGCAGGCTTCCCATACGGATTTGGGATGAATCACGATTGGCTATAAACGCCTATGAAATGTACAGAGATGGTGGATGTCTTGTAACTACGTTTGAAGGAAAGCCGGACCATTGGAATACTAAGCCACCCCTCTTGATTTGGTTGCAGGTGTTAGCAATGAAAGCCCTTGGAGTAGGAGAATTAGCAGTGCGTTTGCCATCTGCATTTGCTGCATTTTTTACTGTCATGCTTTTATTGTTTTTTGGAATCAGGTATTTGCAAAATTTCTGGTACGGATTTGTCGCAATGTTGGTCCTGATCACCACACATGGTTATATAAATATTCATTGCACAAGGACAGGAGATTATGATGCTCTCTTGGTTTTATTTACGACTTGTAGTAGCATTTTTCTTTTTCTTTATCTTGATCAGCCTAACAGAAAGTATATTTATTTTTTTGCGATTTCGTCTTCCCTTGCAGTATTGACCAAAAGTGTTGCTGGTTTGCTTTTTTTTCCGGCTTATCTAATTTTTATCCTGATAGAGGGTAAACTGATAAGTCTTTTGAAAAATAAGGACATTTATTTTGCTTTTCTTATTTTTATATCGCCCATTTATATTTATTATCTTTCGAGAGAATTGATTGATCCAGGATATTTGAATGCCGTATTGGAGAATGAATTAGGTGGGAGATATTTACAAACCATTGAAAATCACAAACATCCTTTTTGGTACTATTATTCAAATTTTGTTCAATTTCAGTCACCATTTTGGATTTATTTGGTTCCGTGTGGTTGGGCAATTGGTCTATTTGCTCGTGATGTCAGGTTGAAAAAATTGAGTATTTACTTGATAATTCTTTTGCTCACTTATTTATTAATCATTTCTGTTTCAGGCACAAAACTAGAATGGTACGATGCCCCGACTTTCCCATTCATGGCCTTGTCTGTGAGCATTTTTATAAATTTGGTTTTCGATGCGCTGAAGAAAGCGAGATTCTCTGAAAATTTTGACCGGAATCCAATTCCCTACATATTCCTTTTTCTAATATTCGCTTGGCCATATAAGAAAATAGTGGAAAAGACCTATCTCCCTGTAGAGTATCCCTGGGATGTGGAATTCTATGAATTGGGGTATTATTTGCAAAAAGTATCCCGGGGACAATTGAAATCTTCGGCACGCTATTTGGCCTTTGATGGATATAATGCTCACAATTTATTTTATTTATACATGATCCGGGATCATGATAAAGCAATAGATTTTGTAGATTGGACTAAATTGCAGGCTGAAAACGTGGTCATCGCATATCAGCCGCATGTAATTCAATATATTAATGAGCATTATAAGGTGGAAGTCCTAGATACAAAAGGAAAAGTGCAAACATTTAAAATTAATGAACGGTTACCTTGA
- the rfbC gene encoding dTDP-4-dehydrorhamnose 3,5-epimerase, giving the protein MKIIEVSGSGLFEVYLEPKPDHRGFFLRTYCARMFQEAGLNINWLQSNLSTSTKKGTIRGMHFQYPPHGEIKLVRCVKGSILDTVIDVRKNSSTFLKYFQFELTQENLKMLYIPIGFAHGFQTLEDNCEVNYMVSEFYNINSEGGIRYNDPKINISWPLPCSEISDKDINHQLITDNFIGI; this is encoded by the coding sequence ATGAAAATTATAGAAGTAAGTGGTTCCGGGCTGTTTGAAGTGTATCTTGAACCTAAACCCGATCATCGAGGTTTCTTTTTGCGAACTTATTGTGCAAGAATGTTTCAAGAAGCTGGATTAAACATTAATTGGCTACAATCAAATCTGTCAACATCAACTAAAAAAGGGACAATAAGAGGAATGCATTTTCAATATCCGCCACATGGCGAGATCAAATTAGTTAGGTGTGTAAAAGGTTCAATATTGGATACTGTAATTGATGTTAGAAAAAATTCTTCAACTTTTCTTAAATACTTTCAATTTGAACTGACGCAGGAAAATTTAAAAATGTTATATATTCCAATTGGTTTTGCACATGGATTTCAAACTTTGGAGGATAATTGTGAAGTTAATTACATGGTAAGTGAATTTTATAATATTAATTCAGAAGGTGGAATCAGATATAATGATCCAAAGATTAATATTTCTTGGCCACTACCTTGTTCTGAAATTAGTGATAAAGATATAAATCATCAGTTAATTACTGATAATTTTATTGGAATTTAA
- a CDS encoding NAD-dependent epimerase/dehydratase family protein codes for MLKQGLKSVSIVGTCFEYGMQEGELMESFDCNPVTAYGIAKNALRKYIEDLRKEYNFNYKWVRLFYTYGLGQNNKSILPQLKFAIDQGQEYFNMSGGEQVRDFLEVSKLASNLTKISLDKNFNGVVNNCSGKGIKIKDFVQNYIDSCGSNIKLNLGHYPYLDYEPMQFWGNINLLKRILNNSNTTK; via the coding sequence TTGCTTAAGCAAGGATTAAAATCTGTTTCAATTGTCGGAACATGTTTCGAATATGGTATGCAAGAAGGTGAATTGATGGAATCATTTGATTGTAATCCAGTTACAGCATATGGTATTGCAAAAAATGCTTTAAGAAAGTATATTGAAGATTTAAGGAAAGAATATAATTTTAATTATAAATGGGTAAGGCTATTTTATACTTATGGATTGGGTCAGAATAATAAATCAATATTACCTCAATTGAAGTTTGCAATTGATCAAGGTCAGGAATATTTTAATATGAGTGGTGGGGAGCAAGTAAGAGATTTTTTGGAGGTTTCTAAATTGGCCAGTAATTTAACAAAAATATCATTGGATAAAAATTTCAATGGTGTTGTGAATAATTGTAGTGGCAAAGGTATTAAAATTAAGGATTTTGTTCAAAATTATATCGATTCTTGTGGTAGTAATATTAAACTAAATCTTGGGCATTATCCATATTTAGATTATGAACCTATGCAATTTTGGGGTAATATTAATTTATTAAAAAGGATATTAAATAACTCAAATACTACAAAATAA
- a CDS encoding glycosyltransferase family 1 protein produces the protein MNILLIYYSWEKKNRNTIDESIRAFENYSDHKLFYLNYAFGVPSFLKNRKFDLIIYHYSIFALKMQEKRSLLDDTGFAILASLKGCKIAMPQDEYIYNDLICRFYRKQGIETVYTCFFETDYQKAYPESLSGLKNYFTVFPGYVDERALDNIKEFVLPIQDRHIDLGYRARKNPYWLGSLGVLKWKVTEVFGKYSGMIRMDVSNDPSKVFLGDEWYNFLASCRCVLGVESGSSLMDFYGDLRPKIEKYQTENPMADFSEVETAVFPNLDNNICLATVSPRHFEACMTKTCQVLVEGNYAGVFKPGLHYIEVKKDWSNVPEVIEKIKDPIYCEQIAERAYQDIILSGNYTYRKFVQEVLDFAQTQISEPAPENAKMFRLLEWREKYPYLFHPFLYAYTGIKSYAKLYLLRKGWLKFFIK, from the coding sequence ATGAATATTTTACTCATTTATTATAGTTGGGAAAAGAAAAACAGAAATACTATAGATGAAAGTATACGAGCATTTGAGAATTATTCGGATCACAAATTATTTTACTTAAATTATGCTTTTGGGGTTCCATCGTTTTTAAAGAATAGAAAGTTTGATTTGATCATCTATCATTATTCGATTTTTGCATTAAAAATGCAAGAGAAGCGGAGTTTATTAGATGATACCGGGTTTGCAATATTAGCATCGCTGAAGGGATGTAAAATTGCTATGCCTCAAGATGAATACATTTACAATGATTTAATATGTAGATTTTATCGCAAGCAAGGTATTGAGACAGTTTATACATGCTTTTTCGAGACTGATTATCAGAAAGCTTACCCTGAATCTTTGTCAGGATTGAAGAACTACTTTACTGTTTTTCCAGGTTACGTAGACGAAAGAGCTTTAGATAATATCAAAGAATTTGTTTTACCAATTCAAGATAGACATATTGATCTTGGATATCGGGCTCGTAAAAATCCTTATTGGTTGGGTTCTTTGGGAGTTTTGAAATGGAAAGTTACGGAAGTATTTGGGAAATATAGTGGCATGATTCGGATGGATGTTTCTAATGATCCTTCGAAAGTTTTTCTTGGAGATGAATGGTATAATTTTCTGGCAAGTTGTCGATGTGTTTTGGGGGTGGAAAGTGGATCAAGTTTAATGGATTTTTATGGGGACCTGCGTCCTAAAATCGAAAAATACCAGACTGAGAATCCAATGGCGGATTTTTCAGAAGTGGAGACTGCAGTTTTTCCAAATCTCGATAATAATATTTGCCTGGCAACTGTCTCGCCACGTCATTTTGAGGCCTGCATGACCAAAACATGTCAGGTACTTGTCGAAGGAAATTATGCAGGAGTTTTCAAGCCTGGTTTGCATTATATTGAGGTTAAGAAAGACTGGAGCAATGTCCCTGAGGTAATTGAAAAAATAAAGGATCCGATATATTGTGAGCAGATTGCCGAGCGTGCATACCAGGATATCATTTTGTCTGGGAATTATACATATCGGAAGTTTGTTCAGGAGGTGCTAGACTTTGCTCAGACGCAAATCAGTGAGCCCGCTCCTGAGAATGCCAAAATGTTCCGTTTATTAGAGTGGAGAGAGAAGTATCCTTATCTTTTTCACCCCTTTTTATATGCTTATACCGGAATTAAATCTTACGCTAAACTCTATTTGCTTCGGAAAGGTTGGTTAAAATTTTTCATCAAATAG
- a CDS encoding DUF3467 domain-containing protein — MSDNQNPNNQLNIELTEEISEGVYSNLAIISHSHAEFVVDFIRLMPNVPKAKVKSRIILSPSHAKRLLRALSDNINKYEAQYGTIIDTEPQGFPPMSFNTPTAQA, encoded by the coding sequence ATGTCCGACAATCAGAATCCAAACAACCAATTGAACATTGAACTAACAGAGGAAATTTCAGAAGGGGTGTATTCCAACCTTGCCATTATATCTCACAGCCATGCAGAATTTGTGGTAGATTTTATCAGGTTAATGCCCAACGTTCCAAAAGCCAAGGTCAAGTCAAGAATTATTCTTTCACCTTCACACGCGAAAAGATTGCTGAGAGCCCTTTCTGACAATATCAACAAGTATGAAGCTCAATATGGTACCATAATTGATACAGAGCCACAAGGTTTTCCACCGATGTCATTCAACACTCCAACAGCCCAAGCTTAA
- a CDS encoding glycosyltransferase family 2 protein, protein MNGYLENNLPDLVVIVPVYNEEKILLELYARLTKAAKQVSENYRILFINDGSNDASMEVILTFAAHDENVDYIDLSRNFGHQQAVSAGLDAVEGKAVVIIDGDLQDPPELIPQLYIEYKKGYDVVYAQRKRREGESVFKLWTAKLFYRLLRSMTSVSMPVDTGDFRLIDQKVVNCLKQMPEKTKFLRGQIAWLGFRQTAYLYDREKRKAGSSGYTFSKMVRLALDGITGFSDKPLQLVSLLGFLFCSISFLVILYALYAHYILEKTITGWTSLIISSMFIGGVQLLSLGIIGLYISRINTNVLNRPFYIIRESKISSNNRRS, encoded by the coding sequence ATGAACGGTTACCTTGAAAATAACCTACCTGATTTGGTAGTGATCGTACCTGTATACAATGAAGAGAAAATCTTGCTTGAACTGTACGCACGTTTGACAAAAGCCGCCAAGCAAGTTTCAGAAAATTATAGAATTTTGTTTATTAATGATGGTAGCAACGATGCATCTATGGAAGTCATACTCACTTTTGCTGCCCATGATGAAAATGTGGATTATATTGACCTCAGCAGAAATTTCGGCCACCAGCAAGCGGTCTCAGCAGGATTAGATGCTGTTGAAGGAAAAGCGGTTGTAATCATTGATGGGGACTTGCAAGATCCTCCCGAATTAATTCCTCAGCTTTATATCGAATACAAGAAGGGGTATGATGTTGTTTATGCCCAGCGCAAACGACGGGAAGGTGAGAGTGTTTTCAAACTGTGGACTGCCAAGTTATTTTATCGATTGTTAAGATCGATGACCTCAGTTTCGATGCCTGTTGATACCGGAGATTTCCGGTTGATAGATCAAAAGGTTGTCAACTGTTTAAAGCAAATGCCGGAGAAAACTAAATTCCTCAGAGGCCAGATTGCATGGCTGGGTTTTCGCCAAACAGCGTATTTATATGATCGGGAAAAGAGAAAAGCCGGATCAAGTGGTTACACTTTTAGCAAAATGGTCAGATTGGCATTAGATGGTATTACAGGATTTTCTGACAAACCCTTACAGCTAGTGTCATTATTGGGATTTTTATTCTGTTCTATTTCTTTTTTAGTCATACTCTATGCTTTGTATGCGCATTACATCCTGGAAAAGACGATTACCGGGTGGACTTCTTTGATCATCAGCAGTATGTTTATCGGAGGTGTTCAATTACTTTCGTTGGGCATCATAGGTTTATATATCAGTAGGATCAATACCAATGTGCTCAATAGGCCATTCTATATCATCCGGGAAAGTAAAATAAGTTCAAACAACAGAAGATCCTGA
- a CDS encoding glycosyltransferase family 2 protein, giving the protein MPFISFLYPTRDRAKFLDRCLFAMLQSKYKNFEIIISDNSIGQSARPVFDIYSNDPRISYFWTGGNLSMAENYSFALSKAKGEFVSALTDKIFLKKQSLSLIHKIITKNNLDLLNWRESTFVLTDEDNNLDEGFIYNLRYNNNIILYDPKKTLDYLLGFYKHRSEDNDYYHSGKIFMGCVKRDLIQNYIDSNSFFQMYAPDYTSRIIILSEVKRCAEVTLPLQSSFQTNVSTGARCAKYPDVAYNFFYESDKMVLAEKYFPIKGLYSSQQNHVAGDYLHMIDVLKLNWKINYKNLYNTILYDLIRVDWPNSELKSQHWRLLLAKVREGGVRIYLAILFYFLPLQLIKYYKSLAFKKLLAMYFRIRNPKSGNGVRMNRIYFSKFEDAIERMNDSIYYSEYDFEH; this is encoded by the coding sequence ATGCCATTTATAAGTTTTTTGTATCCCACTAGAGACAGAGCCAAATTTTTGGATAGGTGTTTGTTTGCTATGCTTCAATCTAAGTATAAAAACTTTGAAATTATTATATCTGATAATTCTATTGGTCAGTCTGCTAGACCTGTATTTGATATATATTCTAATGATCCGCGAATTTCCTATTTTTGGACAGGTGGAAATTTAAGTATGGCGGAAAATTATTCATTCGCATTATCTAAAGCGAAAGGAGAGTTTGTATCTGCACTCACAGATAAGATATTTCTTAAAAAACAATCTTTATCATTGATTCACAAAATAATAACTAAAAATAACTTGGATTTATTAAATTGGAGGGAAAGTACATTTGTTTTAACGGATGAAGACAATAATTTGGATGAAGGATTTATTTACAATTTGAGATATAATAATAATATCATTCTATATGATCCTAAAAAGACTTTAGATTATTTGCTTGGATTTTACAAGCACCGTTCCGAAGATAATGATTATTATCATTCTGGAAAAATATTTATGGGATGTGTTAAGAGGGATTTGATACAGAATTACATTGATAGCAATTCTTTTTTTCAGATGTATGCTCCTGATTATACTTCAAGGATTATTATTTTAAGCGAAGTTAAGAGATGCGCAGAAGTCACCTTGCCACTTCAGTCAAGTTTTCAAACTAATGTTTCTACAGGTGCAAGATGTGCCAAGTATCCTGATGTGGCCTATAATTTTTTTTATGAGTCAGATAAGATGGTGCTTGCAGAGAAATATTTTCCTATAAAAGGATTATATTCTAGCCAACAAAATCATGTGGCAGGAGATTATTTGCATATGATTGATGTATTGAAATTGAATTGGAAGATAAATTATAAGAATTTATACAATACGATTCTTTACGATTTAATAAGGGTCGATTGGCCAAATTCTGAATTAAAAAGCCAACACTGGAGATTACTTTTAGCAAAAGTTAGAGAAGGAGGTGTTAGAATTTATTTAGCAATATTATTTTATTTTTTACCCTTGCAATTGATTAAGTATTATAAGTCTTTAGCTTTTAAGAAATTATTGGCCATGTATTTCAGGATTAGGAACCCTAAAAGTGGGAATGGAGTTCGAATGAATCGTATATATTTCTCAAAATTTGAAGATGCAATTGAAAGAATGAATGACTCAATTTATTACTCCGAATATGATTTTGAGCATTGA
- a CDS encoding NAD(P)-dependent oxidoreductase yields MKKILVTGASGFIGNHVVNKLLETDCKIITSATSLSKVEQYEWFSKVDFISYDIINQKILNLYEYFSCPDLVIHLAWPGLPNYKSELHVDSISHVKLIFYQICLSKD; encoded by the coding sequence ATGAAAAAAATTTTGGTCACCGGAGCTTCAGGATTTATTGGAAATCATGTTGTTAATAAATTGCTTGAAACAGATTGTAAGATTATTACCTCAGCAACTAGTTTAAGTAAAGTGGAACAGTATGAATGGTTTTCAAAGGTTGATTTTATAAGCTATGATATAATTAATCAGAAAATTCTAAACCTCTATGAATATTTTAGTTGTCCAGATTTAGTAATACATTTAGCCTGGCCAGGTTTACCAAATTATAAGTCTGAGCTACATGTAGATTCTATCTCCCACGTCAAATTGATTTTTTATCAGATTTGCTTAAGCAAGGATTAA
- a CDS encoding cephalosporin hydroxylase family protein, producing MNPEFIKFYNEKQARIASQEGNIPLQKAKDEFIFQSINSKYSYNFSWLGRPIIAYPQDMIAMQEIIWRVKPDLIIETGVAHGGSIVYYASLLELLGGDRMVLGIDIDIRQFNRELIESHPMSKRIILIQGSSTSDTTVNSVKSIVKGYKNILVCLDSNHTHDHVYRELKVYSEFVTLNSYMVVFDTIIEHLPKDQYIDRPWDVGDNPMTALQLFLEEDFRYEIDHEVDNKILISVAPSGYLKRVK from the coding sequence ATGAATCCAGAGTTTATTAAATTTTATAATGAAAAACAAGCAAGAATTGCATCTCAAGAAGGAAATATTCCGTTACAGAAAGCTAAAGATGAGTTTATTTTTCAAAGCATAAATTCAAAGTATTCATATAATTTTTCTTGGCTAGGTAGGCCAATAATTGCTTATCCACAAGATATGATTGCAATGCAAGAAATCATATGGAGAGTTAAGCCAGATTTGATAATTGAAACTGGTGTTGCCCATGGAGGTTCAATAGTTTATTATGCCTCGTTATTAGAGCTTCTTGGGGGCGACAGAATGGTTCTAGGGATAGATATAGATATTAGACAGTTTAATCGAGAATTAATTGAATCACATCCTATGAGTAAAAGAATTATATTGATTCAAGGATCGTCAACTTCTGATACAACAGTGAATTCAGTTAAAAGCATTGTTAAAGGTTATAAAAATATTTTGGTTTGTCTTGACTCTAATCATACACATGACCATGTATATAGGGAGTTAAAAGTGTATTCAGAGTTTGTAACTTTGAATAGTTATATGGTTGTTTTTGATACAATCATTGAGCATCTCCCCAAAGATCAGTATATAGATAGACCCTGGGATGTTGGCGATAACCCTATGACAGCTTTGCAACTATTTCTGGAAGAAGATTTTAGGTATGAAATCGATCATGAAGTTGATAATAAAATATTGATAAGCGTGGCACCCTCAGGATATTTAAAAAGAGTGAAATAA
- the rfbG gene encoding CDP-glucose 4,6-dehydratase: MSEELKSYYFKKKILLTGHTGFKGSWLLKILSMWGAEVKGISLAPNANQKLFGQIQGFNLCHHIELDILNQKQLENEIKEFCPEIIFHLAAQSLVRQSYDQPKETYLTNVIGTLNLFEAVKLLNIKCNIIVVTTDKVYENIEQEYLYKESDRLGGYDPYSSSKAACEVLVSSYRNSFFNPEKYTTHFVTIATARAGNVIGGGDWSEGRIFPDMIKAFQNSEPVVIRNPKAVRPFQHVLESLSGYLQLAFIMDVQRLKVSYSYNFGPGISDCIEVQELVKTCVKELGYGSFTIDSSTNHVHEAKLLMLDNSKAKRELGWLPKWNINMAIRYTLEWYMVNDSEKIMKTDQQIKDYFDII; the protein is encoded by the coding sequence TTGAGTGAAGAACTAAAATCATATTATTTCAAGAAAAAAATTCTTTTGACAGGCCATACCGGCTTTAAGGGTTCGTGGTTGCTGAAAATATTATCGATGTGGGGGGCAGAAGTGAAAGGTATTTCTTTAGCACCTAATGCAAATCAAAAATTGTTTGGTCAAATCCAAGGCTTTAATTTATGCCACCACATTGAATTGGATATCCTGAATCAAAAGCAACTTGAAAATGAAATCAAAGAGTTTTGTCCGGAGATTATTTTTCATTTAGCAGCACAGTCTTTAGTAAGACAAAGTTACGATCAGCCAAAGGAAACTTACTTGACCAATGTAATTGGCACCTTGAATTTATTTGAAGCTGTTAAATTATTAAATATTAAATGTAATATTATCGTAGTTACGACGGATAAAGTTTACGAAAATATTGAACAGGAATATTTGTATAAAGAATCAGATAGGCTTGGCGGATATGATCCATATAGCTCAAGTAAAGCTGCATGTGAAGTATTGGTTTCTTCCTATCGCAATAGTTTTTTTAATCCGGAGAAGTATACGACTCATTTTGTAACGATAGCTACTGCTCGAGCAGGAAATGTAATAGGCGGTGGTGATTGGTCAGAAGGTCGAATTTTTCCGGATATGATCAAGGCATTTCAGAATTCAGAACCGGTTGTAATCAGGAATCCCAAGGCAGTGAGACCATTTCAACATGTGTTGGAATCCTTAAGTGGATATCTGCAATTAGCATTTATTATGGATGTACAAAGGCTAAAAGTGTCGTATTCATATAATTTTGGTCCAGGAATAAGTGATTGTATAGAAGTACAAGAGTTGGTAAAAACATGTGTAAAAGAATTGGGTTATGGAAGTTTTACAATTGATTCTTCAACAAATCATGTTCATGAAGCTAAGCTTTTGATGTTAGATAATTCTAAAGCAAAAAGAGAACTCGGTTGGCTTCCCAAGTGGAATATAAATATGGCAATTCGGTATACTTTAGAATGGTATATGGTGAATGACTCGGAAAAGATTATGAAAACTGATCAGCAGATTAAAGATTATTTTGATATAATATGA
- a CDS encoding methyltransferase domain-containing protein, translating to MINHSPLSKKVNLRSLYNQKPLPIFQNKVYSSEREARNSLKRSVTLMQCLDTGFVFNASFDPEILSYDQDYNNEQSNSSIFQGHMLDVIGLLQKKELLNGKVLEVGCGKGYFLNLLQEKGVDIHGIDPTYEGDNSRIIKDYFSSQYSYLKADLIILRHTLEHIFYPLEFLNLIAECNNYSGYIYIEVPTFDWIINNNAVEDIFYEHCNYFDPGSISTMFNNCSIEYLFNYQYIGVVAKLTDIRKSAITTNEFTDYKVEFDSKILKYQDLVNQFSDLAIWGAGGKGSSFLNLIDPDLKRIKAVIDINPFKRNKFVGGTGHPIIAPDNIGNHHIENIITMNNIYLQEISKLTNKNLICL from the coding sequence ATGATTAATCATAGCCCATTGTCAAAGAAAGTGAATCTTAGATCATTGTACAATCAAAAACCACTTCCAATATTTCAGAATAAGGTTTATTCTAGTGAGAGAGAAGCTCGAAATTCACTTAAAAGAAGTGTCACCTTAATGCAGTGTCTTGATACTGGATTTGTGTTTAATGCATCTTTTGATCCTGAAATTCTTTCATACGACCAAGATTATAATAACGAGCAAAGTAATTCATCAATTTTCCAGGGTCATATGTTAGATGTTATAGGATTGTTGCAAAAAAAGGAGTTGCTTAATGGTAAAGTTCTAGAAGTCGGCTGTGGTAAAGGTTATTTTCTGAATCTGCTCCAGGAGAAGGGAGTTGATATTCATGGTATAGATCCTACCTACGAAGGAGATAATTCAAGAATTATTAAAGATTATTTTTCATCGCAATACAGCTATTTAAAGGCGGATTTAATTATATTACGTCACACTTTAGAGCATATTTTTTATCCATTAGAATTTTTGAATTTGATTGCAGAATGTAATAATTATTCAGGCTATATTTATATTGAAGTCCCAACTTTCGATTGGATCATTAATAATAATGCAGTTGAAGATATTTTTTATGAACATTGTAACTATTTCGACCCAGGTTCTATTTCTACCATGTTTAATAATTGTTCAATTGAGTATTTGTTTAATTATCAATATATAGGTGTTGTAGCTAAACTAACTGACATACGAAAATCTGCAATTACTACTAATGAATTTACGGATTATAAAGTTGAGTTTGATAGTAAGATTCTAAAATATCAAGATTTAGTTAATCAATTTAGTGATTTAGCTATTTGGGGAGCTGGAGGGAAAGGGTCCAGTTTTTTAAATTTAATAGATCCGGATTTAAAACGTATTAAAGCAGTCATTGATATTAATCCCTTTAAGCGGAATAAATTTGTTGGAGGAACAGGTCACCCTATTATTGCACCTGATAATATTGGTAATCATCACATTGAGAATATTATAACTATGAACAACATTTATTTACAAGAAATTTCTAAACTTACAAATAAAAACTTAATATGCTTATGA